DNA from Mus musculus strain 129X1/SvJ chromosome 6 genomic contig, GRCm38.p6 alternate locus group 129X1/SvJ 129X1/SVJ_MMCHR6_CTG1:
GGGAGCTCATAGCCCTCTTCCTTCAGCCGAGCCTGGCACCACCATGCATCCCGAGGCTCCTGAGGCAGATCATAAAGGCCCCGGGGAGGGGCGGGGGCCAGGCCTTCAGGTTCATCATAGATGGGGTCCTCTTTGGAGTCTGTCAGCTTGGTTTTCAGTAACTGCTGCTGCACATGCCCATACAAATCCCAGTAGAGAGGTTTCTTGGAATGcaccccttcccctgccccagcAGGGGTGCTGCCCAGGGGGTCTGAATATACAGAGTCCTGAGAAGGGCCTGGAGGAATTCGCAAGGAGTCTAAAGGCTCCGCATATAGGGCTGGAGGGCTGCCCAGGGGGTCCTGGGGAACAGGAGGGGGAACTGTCTTCCCCTCTGTCTCCCCGTCATGGGAGTCAGTTCTGAGGATATCCTGTGCCTGGCCCACCTTTCCTTGGGCTTTCTGCTGCTGGATGGCAGCCTCAACTGCCTGAAAGATGTCATTTCCCTGAGAAGTCTGGAAGGTGAAGGTCCCAGGGCCTGAGGGGCAGCGGCGACCAGCTTCAAAGGAGAACATTacctgagggggtgggggaaacacGTTAGGCGTGTCATAAAAAATGAGTCACAGGCCTGACCAAGTTACTGTATCTGCACAGAAGAGACCACCTGAGAATGGAATTGTCACCTACAGCTACTCAACCTGGTAGCCCTCCCTGACGGGTCATCCTCCCAGACAGCCCCATGCACCTTGTCCCGGCCATAGCGACGCAACAGAGTGTAGGGCCAGAAAAGGAGCGGCTCCAGGATTTGACTCTGCGCACCCAAAGTCAGGAGAGTCAGCTTCTCAGCTTCCACCCTCAGTATGTAGGAGCCTTGC
Protein-coding regions in this window:
- the Dok1 gene encoding docking protein 1 isoform 2 (isoform 2 is encoded by transcript variant 2; The RefSeq protein has 1 substitution compared to this genomic sequence); amino-acid sequence: MIRLAECVSVVPVTVESPPEPGAVAFRLDTAQRSHLLAADAVSSTAWVQTLCRTAFPKGGWALAQTENQPKFSALEMLENSLYSPTWEGSQFWVTSQKTEASERCGLQGSYILRVEAEKLTLLTLGAQSQILEPLLFWPYTLLRRYGRDKVMFSFEAGRRCPSGPGTFTFQTSQGNDIFQAVEAAIQQQKAQGKVGQAQDILRTDSHDGETEGKTVPPPVPQDPLGSPPALYAEPLDSLRIPPGPSQDSVYSDPLGSTPAGAGEGVHSKKPLYWDLYGHVQQQLLKTKLTDSKEDPIYDEPEGLAPAPPRGLYDLPQEPRDAWWCQARLKEEGYELPYNPATDDYAVPPPRSPKPAPAPKPQGLILPESGTTRGSGSKGFSSDTALYSQVQKSGTSGAWDCGLSKVGNDRAGVKSEGST